In uncultured Ilyobacter sp., a genomic segment contains:
- the rbsA gene encoding ribose ABC transporter ATP-binding protein RbsA, whose translation MKKKILELQEMVKTFPGVKALNGASLNLYQGRVMALLGENGAGKSTLIKVMTGIYKRDSGKMTLYGEDVEFYGPKESQNAGIAIIHQELNLISNLTIAENIFLGREKTSFGKIDWKEMYSDADKLLKKLKVKHTSKELVGNLSVGEQQMIEIAKAMSQDAKIIVMDEPTDALTDKETESLFGVIRELIGENKSIVYISHRLKEVFEICDDVTIMRDGKFISEKEVKDITEDQIIESMVGRKLEEQMPRVEVEPGPISLEVKNLKGDYVNDVSFTLREGEILGVAGLMGSGRTELAKTIYGFYKLTSGTILVGGKEVKINSPEEGLKNKIAYVPEDRKKEGLILGLSVKENMSISSLEKFESNLKSLNRKDEKDLVDSYISRFNIKTPGMNQIIKNLSGGNQQKVAIAKALMTGPKILILDEPTRGVDVGAKKEIYDLINELKKLGMSILMISSEMVEVIGLSDRIMVMHEKSVTGMFSAEDASQEKIMRCAVGLKEDSDE comes from the coding sequence GGGAGTCAAGGCATTAAACGGCGCAAGTCTGAATCTTTACCAGGGGCGTGTCATGGCTCTACTAGGTGAAAATGGTGCAGGAAAGTCTACTCTCATAAAGGTGATGACAGGAATATACAAAAGAGACAGCGGAAAAATGACCCTCTATGGGGAAGATGTTGAATTTTACGGCCCCAAAGAATCACAAAATGCTGGAATAGCAATAATACACCAAGAGCTAAATCTCATATCTAATCTCACTATTGCAGAAAATATATTTCTAGGAAGGGAAAAAACCAGTTTTGGAAAAATAGACTGGAAAGAAATGTATAGTGATGCAGATAAACTGTTAAAAAAACTAAAGGTAAAACATACGTCTAAAGAGCTGGTGGGAAATCTCAGTGTGGGAGAGCAGCAGATGATAGAGATAGCAAAGGCTATGTCGCAGGATGCAAAAATAATAGTGATGGACGAACCTACAGACGCCCTCACAGATAAAGAGACTGAGAGCTTATTTGGTGTGATAAGAGAGCTTATAGGGGAGAATAAAAGTATAGTCTATATTTCACATAGGCTCAAGGAGGTATTTGAGATATGTGACGATGTGACTATAATGAGAGACGGTAAATTTATATCTGAAAAAGAGGTAAAAGATATAACTGAAGACCAGATAATAGAAAGTATGGTAGGAAGGAAACTAGAGGAGCAGATGCCTAGAGTAGAGGTTGAGCCAGGACCTATAAGCCTAGAGGTGAAAAACCTAAAGGGAGACTATGTAAATGATGTTAGCTTTACTCTACGAGAGGGAGAGATTCTAGGGGTTGCAGGTCTCATGGGATCAGGCAGGACTGAGCTGGCTAAGACTATCTACGGTTTTTATAAGCTTACCTCTGGGACAATTCTCGTAGGTGGAAAAGAGGTTAAAATAAATTCTCCAGAGGAGGGGCTAAAAAATAAAATAGCCTATGTGCCTGAAGACAGAAAGAAAGAGGGGCTGATACTTGGGCTTTCTGTAAAGGAAAACATGAGTATATCTTCCTTGGAGAAATTTGAGAGTAATTTAAAAAGCCTAAATAGAAAGGATGAAAAAGATCTGGTGGATTCTTATATCTCAAGGTTTAATATAAAGACTCCGGGAATGAATCAGATCATCAAAAACCTAAGCGGAGGAAATCAGCAAAAAGTGGCCATAGCCAAGGCCCTCATGACTGGACCGAAAATATTGATTTTGGATGAGCCTACTCGCGGGGTGGATGTGGGAGCTAAAAAAGAGATATACGACCTTATAAATGAACTGAAAAAACTCGGAATGAGCATACTAATGATATCCTCTGAAATGGTTGAGGTAATAGGGCTAAGCGACAGGATAATGGTTATGCATGAAAAAAGTGTAACTGGAATGTTTTCGGCTGAAGATGCCAGTCAGGAAAAAATAATGAGGTGTGCCGTGGGGCTAAAGGAGGATAGTGATGAATAA
- the rbsC gene encoding ribose ABC transporter permease, giving the protein MNNQTTLEPTQKKSFILLRNKPFIGLLIFAVLVSFMNPRFLSTANMLNVLRQTSINAIISAGMTFVILTGGIDLSVGSILAFCGAISASLMASGQNAFLAIAVSLVIGGIIGMLSGMFISYGKLQAFITTLVTMTLMRGATLVFTDGKPISIGFGDNTSLFGSIGAGNILGIPTPIYIMAVVYGVSYYVLNHTKFGRYVYAVGGNEEATKLSGINVDRVKTKVYAISGVLSALAGIVVTARLFSAQPTAGSGYELDAIAAVVLGGTSLAGGIGRITGTITGALIIGVLGNALNLLNVSSYYQLMIKALVILAAVLMDRKSKK; this is encoded by the coding sequence ATGAATAATCAAACAACATTGGAGCCGACTCAAAAGAAAAGCTTTATTTTACTGAGAAACAAACCATTTATAGGGCTTTTGATATTTGCAGTCTTGGTATCCTTTATGAATCCAAGATTTCTTTCTACGGCTAATATGCTAAATGTGCTGAGACAGACCTCTATAAATGCCATAATTTCAGCGGGGATGACCTTTGTAATCTTAACAGGGGGAATAGACCTTTCAGTGGGTTCCATCCTTGCCTTTTGCGGAGCCATATCTGCTAGCCTAATGGCATCAGGTCAGAATGCCTTTTTAGCCATTGCTGTGTCCTTGGTTATAGGTGGGATTATTGGAATGCTGAGCGGAATGTTTATAAGCTATGGTAAACTTCAGGCATTTATTACAACTCTAGTAACTATGACCCTTATGAGGGGGGCGACCCTGGTATTTACTGACGGGAAACCTATATCCATAGGATTTGGAGACAACACCTCATTGTTTGGGAGTATAGGGGCTGGAAACATATTAGGAATTCCTACTCCCATATACATTATGGCAGTTGTGTACGGAGTATCTTACTATGTACTCAACCATACAAAGTTTGGTCGGTATGTATATGCCGTTGGAGGAAATGAAGAGGCCACTAAGCTGTCTGGTATAAATGTAGACAGGGTAAAGACCAAGGTTTATGCCATCAGCGGAGTATTATCTGCTTTGGCTGGAATAGTTGTAACAGCCAGGCTGTTTTCTGCCCAGCCGACTGCTGGAAGCGGATATGAACTAGATGCCATAGCGGCAGTTGTACTAGGAGGGACAAGTCTTGCAGGAGGGATAGGAAGGATAACAGGGACAATCACAGGGGCTCTTATTATAGGGGTCTTAGGAAATGCTCTTAATCTACTAAATGTATCTTCATACTACCAGCTTATGATAAAGGCATTGGTTATATTAGCAGCGGTACTAATGGATAGAAAGTCCAAAAAATAA
- the rbsB gene encoding ribose ABC transporter substrate-binding protein RbsB, with the protein MKKIITLITVLLMVVLTGCGEKKAPEAEATGRVGLVVSTLNNPFFVTLKEGAEAKASEMGMEIIILDSQNDPAKELANVEDLIVKGVDVILINPTDSDAVARAVMAANSSKIPVITLDRGANGGDVVTHIASDNVAGGKMAGEFIVEKIGKDGKVVELQGIPGTTAARDRGKGFNEAAANNITVVAQQAADFDRTKGLNVMENILQAVPEIDAVFAHNDEMALGALKAIEGSGRDILVVGFDATDDAVNAVEAGTLAATVAQQPSMIGAMGVETASMVIKGETAPEFIPVELKLVTK; encoded by the coding sequence ATGAAAAAGATTATTACTCTGATCACAGTTTTATTGATGGTTGTTTTAACTGGCTGCGGTGAGAAAAAAGCTCCAGAAGCAGAAGCTACAGGCAGAGTCGGTCTGGTAGTATCTACTCTAAACAATCCGTTTTTTGTTACTTTAAAAGAAGGAGCCGAGGCAAAGGCTAGCGAGATGGGAATGGAGATTATTATTCTAGACTCTCAGAATGACCCTGCAAAAGAGCTGGCAAATGTAGAGGATCTAATTGTGAAAGGAGTAGATGTAATTCTCATAAACCCTACAGATTCTGATGCAGTGGCAAGGGCAGTTATGGCTGCCAACAGCAGTAAAATACCTGTAATTACCCTGGACAGGGGGGCAAACGGAGGAGATGTAGTAACTCACATAGCTTCTGATAACGTGGCAGGTGGAAAAATGGCAGGAGAATTTATAGTTGAAAAAATCGGAAAAGATGGAAAAGTTGTGGAACTTCAAGGTATTCCTGGAACTACTGCTGCAAGAGACAGAGGAAAAGGATTCAATGAAGCTGCTGCAAACAACATAACTGTAGTGGCACAGCAAGCTGCTGATTTTGACAGAACTAAAGGACTAAATGTAATGGAGAATATACTTCAAGCAGTTCCTGAGATAGATGCGGTGTTTGCACATAATGATGAGATGGCTTTAGGGGCATTAAAGGCTATAGAGGGAAGTGGAAGAGATATACTAGTTGTAGGATTTGACGCCACAGATGATGCAGTAAATGCTGTAGAAGCTGGAACTCTCGCAGCAACAGTAGCACAGCAGCCGTCTATGATAGGAGCTATGGGAGTAGAAACTGCTTCAATGGTAATAAAAGGCGAAACAGCACCTGAATTTATTCCAGTAGAATTAAAATTAGTTACAAAGTAA
- a CDS encoding NAD-dependent protein deacylase, producing the protein MYEELKNIIKKSSNIVFFGGAGVSTESNIPDFRSAKGLYAHSPEYLLSRTYFDNNTEEFYKFYKENLIFKNAEPNDAHYALAKLEKLGKLKAVITQNIDGLHQKAGSKKVYELHGSVIRNYCMSCNEYHDLDYIIGYHEAVPKCRKCGGVVKPDVTLYEEMLDMDVFSGAIDCISKADVLIVGGTSLVVYPAASLVEYYKGNKLVLINKGATSYDSKASLVIDARIGEVLKEATKEL; encoded by the coding sequence ATGTACGAAGAGTTGAAAAATATAATAAAAAAAAGCAGTAATATAGTTTTTTTTGGAGGGGCAGGTGTTTCTACAGAGAGCAATATTCCTGATTTCAGAAGTGCAAAGGGACTTTATGCCCACTCACCAGAATACCTTTTAAGCAGAACCTACTTTGACAACAATACTGAAGAATTTTATAAATTTTATAAAGAAAATCTTATCTTTAAAAATGCCGAGCCCAATGATGCTCATTATGCCCTGGCAAAACTTGAAAAACTCGGGAAGTTAAAGGCTGTGATAACACAGAATATAGACGGACTTCATCAAAAGGCAGGAAGCAAAAAAGTTTATGAACTTCACGGAAGTGTAATAAGAAATTACTGTATGAGTTGCAATGAGTATCACGACCTTGATTATATTATCGGCTATCATGAAGCTGTTCCGAAATGCAGAAAATGTGGTGGAGTAGTCAAACCTGACGTGACATTATATGAAGAGATGCTAGACATGGATGTTTTTAGTGGGGCCATTGACTGCATATCCAAGGCAGATGTACTCATAGTGGGAGGGACATCTCTCGTGGTTTATCCTGCTGCCTCACTGGTGGAATATTACAAGGGGAATAAACTGGTCTTGATCAATAAAGGTGCAACTTCATATGACAGTAAGGCATCGTTGGTTATAGACGCTCGTATAGGGGAGGTATTGAAGGAGGCTACTAAAGAACTTTAA
- a CDS encoding YwbE family protein yields MDGKKRANIKPGIKVKIVLKKDQRTGKLTEGIVKDILTNSPNHPHGIKVRLTSGDVGRVQEIID; encoded by the coding sequence ATGGATGGAAAAAAAAGAGCAAATATAAAACCAGGTATCAAGGTTAAGATTGTCTTAAAAAAAGATCAAAGAACCGGTAAATTAACCGAAGGAATTGTCAAAGATATCCTTACAAACTCCCCTAATCACCCACACGGAATCAAAGTCCGTCTCACTAGTGGTGACGTGGGAAGAGTTCAGGAAATAATAGATTAA
- a CDS encoding phaC PHA synthase, giving the protein MKKFITVLIGVLMLSFSAFAASAQISVPGKNIPEDESVSGVRLSLLHGETAIVKGLDISILGLSDMDNFTGLELGLFFGANRVKNEFKGLSLGLVNWHEGFDTGANLGFVNYVNDVNGVNFAFANYSTGDSMINLAAVNYVEYESMVNFGFVNITQGTSMVDVGFVNYADATSFQLGLINATKALDGLQIGFVNYAENGVFPVLPIVNFRKGL; this is encoded by the coding sequence ATGAAAAAATTTATTACAGTTTTAATCGGTGTTTTAATGTTGAGCTTCTCAGCCTTTGCAGCCTCGGCTCAGATCTCTGTTCCAGGAAAAAACATTCCTGAGGATGAAAGTGTTTCTGGTGTGAGACTCTCTCTACTACACGGTGAAACTGCCATTGTAAAAGGTCTAGATATATCTATCTTAGGTCTTTCTGATATGGATAATTTTACCGGTCTTGAGCTTGGATTGTTTTTTGGTGCCAACAGAGTAAAGAACGAGTTCAAAGGACTCTCCCTAGGACTTGTAAACTGGCATGAAGGTTTTGACACAGGTGCCAATTTAGGTTTTGTCAACTATGTCAATGACGTAAATGGTGTGAACTTTGCATTTGCAAACTATTCCACTGGAGATAGCATGATCAACCTTGCTGCTGTAAACTATGTGGAATATGAATCTATGGTAAACTTTGGTTTTGTAAACATCACTCAGGGAACCTCTATGGTTGACGTGGGTTTTGTCAATTATGCTGACGCCACATCATTCCAACTTGGACTTATTAACGCCACAAAGGCACTTGATGGTCTACAAATTGGTTTTGTAAACTATGCTGAAAATGGTGTATTCCCTGTTCTTCCTATTGTTAATTTCAGAAAAGGTTTATAG
- a CDS encoding amino acid ABC transporter permease produces MAYISVLKGIFIEGNRYMYIVKGLSFSVGVTFLAALIGLTVGVLLAVMRLSHFYPFKSSEKYKKTNPLNLIALWYIDIIRGTPAVVQLMILANVIFVGNLRNTPIFVVAALAFGLNSSAYVAEIIRAGIEGLDKGQTEASRALGMNYFLTMKEIIIPQAIKNILPALVSEFITLLKETSIVGFIGGVDLLRSANIITSQTYRGIEPLLAVGLIYLIMTSIFTKFMRNVEKGLKVSD; encoded by the coding sequence ATGGCTTATATATCGGTATTAAAGGGAATTTTTATAGAAGGCAACAGGTATATGTACATAGTTAAGGGATTGTCCTTTTCTGTTGGAGTGACATTTTTAGCTGCTCTGATAGGATTAACTGTGGGAGTACTTTTAGCTGTAATGAGGTTATCTCACTTTTATCCATTTAAGAGCTCGGAAAAGTATAAAAAAACCAACCCACTAAACCTTATTGCACTGTGGTATATCGACATCATACGTGGAACTCCAGCTGTGGTGCAGCTCATGATACTTGCCAATGTGATATTTGTAGGGAATTTACGTAACACCCCTATATTTGTAGTTGCGGCACTGGCCTTTGGACTAAATAGTTCTGCATATGTGGCTGAGATCATAAGAGCAGGTATAGAGGGGCTAGACAAGGGACAGACCGAGGCATCGAGGGCTCTTGGAATGAATTATTTTCTAACTATGAAAGAGATAATAATACCACAGGCCATAAAAAATATTCTTCCGGCTCTAGTAAGTGAGTTTATAACCCTTCTTAAGGAAACTTCCATAGTAGGATTTATCGGAGGAGTGGATCTCTTGAGATCTGCCAATATAATAACAAGTCAGACTTATAGAGGAATCGAACCTCTTCTGGCAGTGGGACTCATCTATCTTATTATGACAAGTATCTTTACCAAATTTATGAGAAATGTAGAAAAGGGGTTGAAAGTAAGTGATTAA
- a CDS encoding amino acid ABC transporter ATP-binding protein, whose protein sequence is MIKVVDLHKHFGDLEVLKGINKEIKKGDVVAVIGPSGSGKSTFLRCLNRLEEPTKGHVYIAGEDVMDKKVDLNRLREKVGMVFQHFNLFPHKTVLENLMLAPTKVKGMSLEEAKEKAMVLLDKVGLKDKAKAYPNQLSGGQKQRIAIARALAMEPHLMLFDEPTSALDPEMVKEVLDVMRSLVDEGMTMVIVTHEMGFAKNVASRVFFMDQGTVLEDGDPAQIFNNPKHERTREFLDKVLNH, encoded by the coding sequence GTGATTAAAGTAGTTGACTTGCACAAACACTTTGGTGATCTAGAAGTGTTAAAGGGAATAAATAAAGAGATAAAAAAAGGTGATGTAGTGGCTGTAATAGGCCCATCTGGAAGTGGTAAGTCTACCTTTCTAAGGTGTCTAAACAGACTTGAAGAGCCTACAAAGGGACATGTTTACATAGCAGGGGAAGATGTTATGGATAAAAAGGTGGACTTAAACCGTCTCCGTGAAAAAGTTGGAATGGTTTTCCAGCACTTTAATCTTTTTCCACATAAGACAGTGCTTGAAAATCTAATGCTTGCACCAACAAAGGTAAAGGGAATGTCATTAGAGGAGGCCAAGGAAAAAGCTATGGTGCTTCTCGATAAGGTGGGACTGAAAGATAAGGCTAAAGCCTATCCAAACCAGCTTTCTGGAGGTCAGAAACAGAGAATAGCAATAGCTAGGGCTCTTGCTATGGAACCACACCTGATGCTCTTTGACGAACCGACATCAGCTCTAGACCCTGAGATGGTAAAGGAAGTACTAGACGTAATGAGAAGTCTCGTAGACGAGGGGATGACCATGGTGATAGTTACTCACGAGATGGGATTCGCCAAAAACGTTGCCAGCAGGGTATTCTTTATGGATCAGGGAACAGTCCTTGAAGACGGAGATCCGGCTCAGATCTTCAACAATCCAAAACACGAGAGAACAAGAGAGTTTTTAGACAAGGTACTGAATCATTAA
- a CDS encoding basic amino acid ABC transporter substrate-binding protein: MKKFLKIILTLVMIVSLAACGGKKEEEKKVIYVGTNAEFPPFEYLEEGEITGFDMELIKEIAKEAELEIKIEDMSFDGLLPALQSKKVDVVIAGMTANEERKKAVNFTTPYYTASQVIVVKEGDDSINSFDDLKGKKVGVMLGFTGDLVVSEIAGVNIERYNAAYAGIMALQSGKVDAVVLDSEPAKNYVEKNEGLAIAKADAAEEEYAIAVRKEDEELLEKLENGLKTVKDNGTYEELLKKYF, translated from the coding sequence ATGAAAAAATTCTTGAAAATTATTTTAACTTTAGTAATGATAGTTTCTCTTGCAGCCTGCGGAGGCAAGAAAGAGGAAGAGAAAAAAGTGATATACGTAGGAACAAATGCTGAATTCCCACCATTTGAGTATCTAGAAGAAGGGGAGATCACAGGTTTTGACATGGAACTCATAAAAGAGATAGCCAAAGAAGCTGAGCTAGAGATAAAGATAGAAGATATGTCCTTTGACGGTCTTTTACCAGCACTTCAGTCAAAAAAAGTTGACGTTGTAATAGCAGGTATGACTGCCAATGAAGAAAGAAAAAAAGCTGTAAACTTTACAACCCCTTATTATACTGCCAGTCAGGTAATAGTTGTAAAAGAAGGAGACGACTCTATAAATTCCTTTGATGATCTGAAGGGGAAAAAAGTAGGTGTAATGCTTGGATTTACAGGAGACCTTGTAGTCAGCGAGATAGCAGGGGTAAATATAGAGAGATATAATGCAGCCTATGCTGGGATAATGGCACTTCAGTCAGGCAAGGTAGATGCAGTGGTCCTTGACTCAGAGCCGGCTAAAAACTACGTGGAAAAAAATGAAGGGCTGGCAATAGCTAAAGCCGATGCCGCAGAAGAAGAGTATGCAATTGCAGTAAGAAAAGAAGATGAAGAGCTCCTAGAAAAACTGGAAAATGGTCTAAAAACTGTAAAAGACAACGGGACATACGAAGAGTTGCTAAAGAAATATTTTTAA
- a CDS encoding basic amino acid ABC transporter substrate-binding protein, producing the protein MKKIMLIVSLVLLVVLGGCGKKEAAQEEKKVLFVGTNAEYKPFEYLEDGKIVGFDAELMEKILENLGYEMEWKNMSFDGLIPALQSKKIDLIIAGMTPTDERKKAVDFSNSYLTTNQSFVISEDNNELKKLDDLKNKKLGVQLGTAQEAIARDIEGAKITPYTSITAAILDLKSGKVDAVVLENLVALPYIKNNEGLKKIDIEELPKADVAIAINKGNEELLGKINQELENLKENGFYDEIFNKYFVDIQE; encoded by the coding sequence ATGAAGAAAATTATGCTTATTGTGTCACTTGTATTGCTAGTAGTTTTAGGTGGGTGTGGTAAAAAAGAAGCTGCACAAGAGGAAAAGAAGGTTCTTTTTGTGGGAACAAATGCAGAATACAAGCCTTTTGAATATCTCGAAGATGGTAAGATAGTAGGTTTTGATGCTGAACTTATGGAAAAAATTCTTGAAAACTTAGGTTACGAGATGGAATGGAAGAATATGAGCTTTGACGGACTTATTCCTGCTCTTCAAAGCAAGAAGATAGATCTTATAATCGCAGGGATGACTCCTACAGATGAAAGAAAAAAAGCGGTGGATTTCTCAAATTCCTACCTGACTACAAATCAGTCTTTTGTAATCAGTGAAGATAACAACGAATTAAAAAAACTAGATGATCTTAAAAATAAAAAACTTGGAGTACAGCTTGGAACTGCACAAGAAGCAATTGCAAGAGATATAGAGGGAGCTAAAATAACTCCATATACTTCTATAACTGCAGCAATTTTAGACCTTAAAAGTGGAAAAGTAGACGCAGTTGTACTAGAAAACCTAGTGGCTCTGCCTTATATCAAAAATAACGAGGGTCTTAAGAAGATAGACATCGAAGAACTTCCTAAAGCTGATGTTGCCATAGCTATAAATAAGGGAAATGAAGAACTTCTGGGAAAAATAAACCAAGAGCTGGAGAATCTTAAAGAGAACGGGTTCTACGACGAGATATTCAATAAATACTTTGTTGACATTCAAGAATAG
- the argH gene encoding argininosuccinate lyase — MKLWGGRFKKETSSLLEKFNASINFDKRMYKEDIEGSIAHSKMLAKQDIISHEEQKTIEKGLLQVKEEIESGNFVFSIKDEDIHMAIEGRLIALVGEAGKKLHTARSRNDQVLVDTRLYTKRRAEEIGSGLLELMDALIEVSEKNIGVIMPGYTHLQRAQPILFSHHVMAYFQMFKRDLERLESAVERIDVLPLGAGALAGTTYPIDREYVKELLGFAKVSENSLDTVSDRDFIIEMNFVLAMIAMHMSRFSEEIIMWSTKEFSFVQLDDGYSTGSSIMPQKKNPDIPELVRGKCGRVYGNLVSIMTVMKGLPLAYNKDTQEDKEGFFDSVDNVGMSLEIFKEMLLTMSVNEENMKKGIYGGFINATDVADYLAKKGIPFREAHHITGSMVAYCEEKNTSLEELTLEEFKQFSDAFESDVLTLITVEACIEGRDSYGGTSTNQVRRQISEGKELLEKYKGEL, encoded by the coding sequence ATGAAACTTTGGGGTGGAAGGTTCAAAAAGGAAACTAGCAGCTTACTTGAAAAGTTCAATGCTTCTATAAACTTTGACAAAAGAATGTACAAAGAGGATATAGAGGGAAGTATAGCTCATTCTAAGATGCTTGCAAAACAGGATATAATATCTCATGAAGAGCAAAAAACAATTGAAAAAGGACTACTTCAGGTAAAGGAAGAGATCGAATCTGGGAACTTTGTATTCTCTATAAAGGACGAGGATATACACATGGCTATAGAGGGAAGACTCATAGCTTTGGTAGGAGAGGCCGGAAAAAAACTTCATACTGCTAGAAGCAGAAATGACCAGGTGCTTGTGGATACAAGGCTTTATACAAAGAGAAGAGCTGAGGAAATAGGAAGCGGTTTGCTAGAACTTATGGATGCTCTTATAGAGGTCAGTGAAAAGAATATAGGGGTTATCATGCCAGGTTACACACATCTTCAGAGGGCACAGCCTATACTTTTTTCTCACCACGTAATGGCGTATTTTCAGATGTTTAAAAGAGACTTAGAAAGACTAGAAAGTGCTGTGGAAAGAATAGATGTACTTCCTCTAGGAGCAGGAGCCCTTGCAGGAACTACTTACCCTATTGACAGAGAGTATGTAAAGGAACTTCTCGGATTTGCCAAGGTAAGTGAGAACAGTCTAGATACTGTAAGTGACAGAGACTTTATAATAGAGATGAATTTTGTTCTTGCTATGATAGCTATGCATATGTCTAGATTTTCTGAAGAGATTATCATGTGGTCGACAAAGGAGTTTTCATTTGTGCAGCTTGATGACGGTTACTCTACAGGATCATCTATCATGCCACAGAAGAAAAACCCTGATATACCAGAGCTTGTAAGAGGAAAGTGCGGAAGAGTCTACGGAAATCTTGTCAGCATAATGACAGTGATGAAGGGTCTGCCTCTTGCATACAATAAAGATACTCAAGAGGATAAGGAAGGATTCTTTGACTCTGTAGACAATGTGGGGATGTCCCTTGAAATATTCAAAGAGATGCTTCTAACAATGTCGGTAAATGAGGAAAATATGAAAAAGGGAATCTACGGAGGATTCATAAACGCAACTGACGTGGCAGACTACCTTGCTAAAAAAGGGATACCATTCAGAGAAGCTCATCATATAACAGGTTCTATGGTGGCTTACTGCGAAGAAAAGAATACCTCTCTTGAGGAACTTACCTTAGAGGAGTTTAAACAGTTTAGTGATGCATTTGAAAGTGATGTATTAACACTTATTACGGTGGAAGCCTGTATAGAGGGAAGAGACTCTTATGGGGGAACATCTACAAATCAGGTCAGAAGACAGATTTCAGAAGGAAAAGAACTTTTAGAAAAATATAAGGGGGAGTTATAA
- a CDS encoding argininosuccinate synthase — protein sequence MEKVVLAYSGGLDTSIIIPWLEENYSLEVIAVCVDVGQDDDMEEVKKKAIASGAAKVFVVDAKEEFLTEYAFKALKAGAMYENRYLLGTSFARPLMAKKLVEIAHQEGATYICHGCTGKGNDQVRFEVGVAAFDPMMKIIAPWREWDIESREDAIDYAEAKGIQLSVTKEKIYSRDQNMWHISHEGGDIETLSNEHKEEMYMMVTPPKLAKDEEAYVSVTFEKGFPVAVDGEAMGPVELLQKLNKIAGENGVGVIDIVENRLVGMKSRGIYETPGGTLLYKALTDLESVCLDKDSWALKRSLSEKYADLAYNGLWFTSLREAIDSFVDTLHENVTGTIKMKLYKGNVKIAGRITENALYDEEISSFGASDLYSHSDAEGFIKLFSLPTKIKKLKEDRK from the coding sequence ATGGAAAAAGTAGTATTGGCATATTCAGGAGGACTAGATACCTCTATCATCATACCTTGGTTAGAAGAAAATTATAGTCTTGAAGTAATAGCAGTCTGCGTCGATGTGGGTCAAGACGATGATATGGAAGAAGTTAAGAAAAAAGCCATAGCTTCAGGAGCTGCAAAAGTATTTGTAGTAGATGCAAAAGAGGAGTTTTTAACAGAGTATGCTTTTAAGGCACTTAAGGCAGGAGCTATGTATGAAAACAGATATCTTTTAGGAACATCTTTTGCAAGACCATTAATGGCAAAAAAATTAGTTGAAATAGCCCATCAAGAGGGAGCTACATATATCTGCCATGGTTGTACTGGAAAAGGAAATGACCAGGTAAGATTTGAAGTGGGAGTAGCAGCATTTGATCCAATGATGAAAATAATCGCTCCTTGGAGAGAGTGGGATATCGAATCTAGAGAAGATGCCATCGACTATGCAGAAGCAAAAGGTATACAGCTAAGTGTAACAAAGGAAAAGATCTACTCTAGAGACCAGAATATGTGGCACATAAGTCATGAAGGTGGAGATATCGAAACTCTATCAAATGAGCATAAAGAAGAGATGTATATGATGGTAACTCCTCCAAAATTAGCAAAAGATGAGGAAGCTTATGTATCGGTTACTTTTGAAAAAGGATTCCCTGTGGCAGTTGACGGAGAGGCTATGGGACCTGTAGAACTCCTTCAAAAGCTTAATAAAATAGCCGGAGAAAACGGAGTAGGTGTAATAGATATAGTAGAAAACAGACTTGTGGGAATGAAATCAAGAGGTATATATGAAACTCCAGGAGGAACACTTCTTTATAAGGCGCTTACAGACCTTGAAAGTGTATGCCTAGACAAAGACTCATGGGCATTAAAAAGAAGTCTTTCAGAAAAATATGCAGACCTTGCATATAATGGACTTTGGTTTACTTCTCTAAGAGAAGCTATCGACAGTTTTGTAGATACACTTCATGAGAATGTAACTGGAACAATAAAAATGAAGCTTTACAAAGGAAATGTAAAAATAGCAGGAAGAATAACTGAAAATGCCCTTTATGACGAAGAAATTTCATCATTTGGTGCAAGTGATCTATACAGTCACAGTGATGCAGAAGGATTTATAAAACTCTTCTCACTTCCAACTAAGATAAAAAAATTAAAAGAAGACAGAAAGTAA